TTTTCCACAGCTTCAAAGGCTACAGCACTTATATTATGAGATTGCTCAGCAGTTTCAATCATATAATTACATTTATCAGTAACTGATCTGCTTGCTTCTTCCATCTCCACAGTCTTATCAGCAGATAATCCTACCTGTTTTGCCTGCTCTGTACTATTTTCAGCTACCACTTGTATGGCCTTGGCTACTTCTTCTGTAACCTTACTGCTGTCATTACAAGAGGTGGCAAGATTACTGGATAGATTGTTAACTTTTTCTGCTTCCACACTTATGTCTCCCACTATACCTCTAAGTGCTCCAATGGTATTATTAAAAGCCCTTGCAAGGTTTCCAATCTCATCCTTTGAATTAATTTCTATAGAGCCACTTAAATCTCCAGTGGATACAATTTCAGCAAAATCATTGAGCTTAGTCAGTGGTTTTATAAGATGACTAGCTGCAAAATAAATTGTTAAAGATACAATTGCAATTATTATACAGGCTATTATAAGCATTATAGTAAGCAGCTTATTTGAGGAAGCAAAGAGTTCATCCTCATATACCACATTGACAACTGTCCAATCTGCTATTGATGCTGAATCATAAAAAGCAATCTTCTTTTCTTTTCCTTCACTATACCTGTATACTCCTGATTTTCCACTGGCAGCAAGTTCAGAAATTCTTTGCATAGCTGGGTCATTAACTGTACTTACCTTTTCCTTCATTGCCCAATTTTTATTTGGGTGTACAACAAAAGTTCCATCATTTGATAATAATACTCCATACCCCTTATTACCATACTTTAAGTTTTTAACTTGATTTTCTACAGTTTCTATAGTTAAACTTGACCCTGCTCCAGCTACAACTTTTCCAGTGTCATTTTTAAGCCAAGCTACCATCATAACTACATTTCTTCCATAAGCTTGTGAATATGCCGGTTTAAAAATGGCATCATAGGGAATACCATTTGACTTAGAATATCTCTCTGCTGCTTCTGTAGCCGCAGCTTTAGCCCAAGGATCGGTTTTAAATTCTCCAGTCTTTGCATTATAATATCTTGCTGTAAGTTTACTTAAATTATCAGTATTTGACCACTCATTTGGTTCTAAAGTGTTTAAAATATGTAAAGCAGCATATTGATTTGGATATGCAGTATTAATAAAATTCCAA
This genomic window from Clostridium pasteurianum DSM 525 = ATCC 6013 contains:
- a CDS encoding methyl-accepting chemotaxis protein, which translates into the protein MKMSFKSKLIAMILPLVIAGLLILTGVAYIQSKNVIETELINAMSIRTEESTKHIDTWLTGRLAEVRETVQSPILKRILQTNPNMDLKKNDDSIRLIDELNLSRWNFINTAYPNQYAALHILNTLEPNEWSNTDNLSKLTARYYNAKTGEFKTDPWAKAAATEAAERYSKSNGIPYDAIFKPAYSQAYGRNVVMMVAWLKNDTGKVVAGAGSSLTIETVENQVKNLKYGNKGYGVLLSNDGTFVVHPNKNWAMKEKVSTVNDPAMQRISELAASGKSGVYRYSEGKEKKIAFYDSASIADWTVVNVVYEDELFASSNKLLTIMLIIACIIIAIVSLTIYFAASHLIKPLTKLNDFAEIVSTGDLSGSIEINSKDEIGNLARAFNNTIGALRGIVGDISVEAEKVNNLSSNLATSCNDSSKVTEEVAKAIQVVAENSTEQAKQVGLSADKTVEMEEASRSVTDKCNYMIETAEQSHNISAVAFEAVEKAIYSMKVIVENNEKNLGESKLLLEKSSEIGKIVEVITGIANQTNLLALNAAIEAARAGEQGKGFAVVADEVRKLAEQSAVAANQISNLISGIQTQIASITDSMNDGSQEITSGMETAAEAGTHFDDIEKAISNIFSVVRDVNSATETMIETASSTVTEMKSTSSISEQTAAATEEVSAAAEEQAVTMDEIGNTANQLSTLSHRLNELVSKFKTK